The Prunus persica cultivar Lovell chromosome G8, Prunus_persica_NCBIv2, whole genome shotgun sequence genome includes a region encoding these proteins:
- the LOC18766943 gene encoding tryptophan aminotransferase-related protein 4, protein MAKLQSSYFVCFAFSIFVNLLLVLKLYVGGEWELSWSRGAAEEAEHVAAVSCSGHGRAYLDGLILDGKEPVCECNSCYGGPDCSQFLTACAANADSGDPLFLEPFWMQHAAKSAVVVAGWHRMSYTFADQSRISAKLERHIRKLHAIVGNAVTQGRYIVFGAGSTQLLNAALHALSSNNLSSSSPASVVVSVPYYRLYQEQAEFVRSVDYKFEGDAAVLQNISDANTNVIEFVTSPNNPDGKLKKAIFQGSNAKAIYDRVYYWPHFTAIPAPADDDIMIFSISKLTGHAGSRFGWAVVKDESVYKRMSESIQISSLGVSRDAQLRALKLLNVVLETGGKEIFEFGYNKVKRRWEKLSNTLALSNRFSLQKIAPQYCTYFKKTRKPSPGYVWLKCEREEDKDCYAVLQKEANIYGRRGSLFGAEDRHVRLTLLRSQDDFDILLHRLNQLVLKESEPQKLFVNEI, encoded by the exons ATGGCTAAGTTACAAAGCTCCTACTTTGTGTGCTTTGCATTTTCTATATTTGTTAATCTATTATTAGTCTTGAAACTCTATGTGGGTGGAGAGTGGGAGCTGAGTTGGAGCAGAGGAGCAGCAGAAGAAGCTGAGCACGTGGCAGCCGTCTCTTGCTCAGGGCATGGAAGAGCCTACTTGGATGGGCTTATTCTTGATGGGAAGGAACCCGTTTGTGAATGCAATTCTTGCTATGGAGGCCCTGACTGCTCTCAATTTTTAACTGCTTGTGCAGCAAATGCTGAtag TGGAGACCCACTTTTCTTGGAGCCATTTTGGATGCAACATGCAGCCAAAAGTGCAGTTGTAGTAGCAGGCTGGCATCGAATGAGCTATACCTTTGCTGATCAATCTCGCATCTCAGCAAAGCTTGAGAGGCACATTCGCAAACTTCATGCCATTGTTGGAAATGCGGTGACTCAAGGAAGATACATTGTTTTTGGTGCTGGCTCAACCCAACTTCTCAACGCTGCACTTCACGCACTCTCTTCCAATAATCTCAGCTCTTCCTCACCTGCAAGTGTTGTGGTTTCGGTTCCTTATTACAGG CTTTACCAAGAGCAAGCGGAGTTCGTTCGATCAGTGGACTACAAGTTTGAAGGAGATGCAGCCGTGTTGCAGAACATTTCAGATGCTAATACAAACGTCATTGAGTTTGTAACCTCCCCAAACAACCCTGATGGGAAGTTGAAAAAGGCCATTTTTCAAGGCTCAAATGCCAAAGCAATCTATGATCGTGTGTATTACTGGCCCCATTTTACAGCAATTCCTGCTCCAGCCGATGATGATATCAtgatattttctatttctaaGCTCACTGGCCATGCCGGTAGCAGATTCGG GTGGGCAGTGGTGAAGGATGAGTCTGTATACAAAAGAATGAGTGAGAGTATACAGATAAGTAGCTTGGGTGTTTCTCGGGATGCTCAGCTCAGAGCTTTGAAGCTTCTGAATGTAGTGCTTGAAACTGGAGGCAAGGAAATATTTGAATTCGGATACAACAAAGTGAAGAGACGCTGGGAAAAATTGAGCAACACTTTGGCTCTGTCAAACCGATTTTCTCTACAGAAAATTGCACCACAATACTGCACTTATTTcaaaaaaaccagaaaaccTTCACCAG GTTATGTGTGGTTGAAATGCGAGAGGGAAGAGGATAAAGATTGCTATGCAGTACTCCAAAAAGAAGCCAATATTTATGGCCGTAGAGGTAGCTTGTTTGGTGCTGAAGATCGACATGTACGTCTCACTCTCTTAAGGAGCCAAGATGATTTTGATATATTGCTTCACCGGCTCAACCAATTAGTCTTGAAAGAAAGTGAACCCCAAAAGTTATTTGTCAACGAGATTTGA